The Anastrepha ludens isolate Willacy chromosome 2, idAnaLude1.1, whole genome shotgun sequence DNA window ctgataaattagaaaaagtaaacTAAAAGAATTAACGAATGCCACTGTAGCTGTACAGGCTATATAACCGCACCTTTACTGCTTAGACGTACAATTCGATGCAATCTCGCATTGCAGGATCCTACTCTTTATCCATGAGATTTCATTTAAATAGTATTGTCATCGAATCGtccaatttactagcaacaTGCGGCTCTTTCGTACATTTCAGCATATCCTGTGGTTGGTTTCCCCAATGTACTTCTAAATCCTGTAAGGTGGTAGAAAAAGAATTAGACTATTTTTATGATGAAGCAAGGAAACTTACGTTTTGCTCCGAGTACCAATTCAATGTTAATGGCTTTTCACGCCTTCTTAAAGTTTCTTTCAGAAAATCTTCGTATAGAATAATGTATGGCGTGTAGCACTTTTCGAAACTGAGTACGTCTAAGTGtttagaatttgacaaaattgtcAGCACGTCCTCGGAAAATTCTGCATAGCAATAGAGAAAATAAAGCTCTCTAAGATCTCGATATCTGCAGGGCACACCAAACACGTCCAGTCTGATATTAGCATGTATAAATTTGAGTATTTTCACGcttttcaaaaaagtgttcTTTTCTGGGACCATAATTTTACAAAGGAGATCATAGCTTATGTTGGACATCTCTATTTCATATGGATTATGTGGCACAAGCGATTGTATATTTCTAAAGAACTTGTCAACTGTCTTCTTACCCAAAATGTGACCTTTTAATACTAAGACCTTGAGGTTTTGAAACGAAACTGTGTTGTTACGATCAGAAAAACATAGCCAGTCTAATTCACTACAATTTAAAGTTATATGCTCGATTTTACTTAAGTGTGGACTTTCCATCGCATTTAAACGCGAATGTCTTAAAGTGTTTGGCTTAAAAATATCTAAAGTTAAAGATTTCAAATGCAGCGATACAAGTACACGTCGAAAATCTTTAACACTAAAGTTTCGACAGTAGGTCAGCGTCAAATTCTCTAAATGGCGGAACAGCACTATTGTCGCACTGGCACAAAGGCCACGCGGCGAAAAGGTTCGCAAATTCGGGAACATGGAAGTGAGCGCTGCGTTATCTGCGGCATTCATGTAATGGTCCGTGGTTACATGTGCTTCGGTAACACATGTAAAGCAATAGGATTTTATCGCTTCAAAATATGTAACAGGCAGGGAATACAAATGAAGCTCCTTAACCGTAAGATGGATGgatttaataatataatcaaAGTCCTCCAGATTCATGCACTCGCGTCTTTTTGAAAACCTGATTTCCCATTTCGTTACTTTGAACGGTAAGAGACAATTTCCCACAAACTCCTTATACGCAGAGGACACTTTAGATAGATTTAAGAGGTCTTCATACGATAACCAATCGCATATTACGATCCAGCAATCGTCATTCAAGtctaaaaaactttttcttggaGTTTCATGCAGGTCCTCGTCGTACGAAATTCGTTCTTGCGTTTCTTTATTAGGCAATTCCTTATCTATCTCCATTTatgttaaatatgcatttaggTCGCAGTGgagtatgaaatatatttgtgtGAAATGCAACTGCAACTGTAAATAAAGAGTAAGTTTATGTTCCaagcatggtgaaaagatttttaaagttGTACTCCGTAGCAGACCGTTATCATAGATAACATAGATAATAAGTGCCTGTTtacacggagacatctggaaggaaGACACTGGATATTCTCTTCTCACATCTCATTCGCGGCCACcggggcaaaattgtttttggtaACATT harbors:
- the LOC128867396 gene encoding uncharacterized protein LOC128867396 — encoded protein: MEIDKELPNKETQERISYDEDLHETPRKSFLDLNDDCWIVICDWLSYEDLLNLSKVSSAYKEFVGNCLLPFKVTKWEIRFSKRRECMNLEDFDYIIKSIHLTVKELHLYSLPVTYFEAIKSYCFTCVTEAHVTTDHYMNAADNAALTSMFPNLRTFSPRGLCASATIVLFRHLENLTLTYCRNFSVKDFRRVLVSLHLKSLTLDIFKPNTLRHSRLNAMESPHLSKIEHITLNCSELDWLCFSDRNNTVSFQNLKVLVLKGHILGKKTVDKFFRNIQSLVPHNPYEIEMSNISYDLLCKIMVPEKNTFLKSVKILKFIHANIRLDVFGVPCRYRDLRELYFLYCYAEFSEDVLTILSNSKHLDVLSFEKCYTPYIILYEDFLKETLRRREKPLTLNWYSEQNDLEVHWGNQPQDMLKCTKEPHVASKLDDSMTILFK